A stretch of the Planktothricoides raciborskii GIHE-MW2 genome encodes the following:
- a CDS encoding glycosyltransferase family 4 protein — translation MNKRVVLLTNFIPPYRLPLYQAIGDRVPEFQVLISTPMEPNRSWQPNWDGLNVTVQKNLTLQRKWRHPHGFSEDLYVHIPYDTLWLLHQKQPDIIISGEMGFRTLQAAIYHKFNPKSRLILWATVSEYSEQGRGKLREILRRWLVPQADAVLVNGQSGARYVRQFGIKDEQIFPAPYTTDITPFLSVPLAKDADQAYRLLYVGQLVERKGIEPFLSALTRWCQAHLDRKIEFWLVGDGPLRNTLEGLSMPNNLSLRFLGNVAYDQLADIYYSCGIFVFPTLADEWGLVTNEAMAAGLPVLGSLYSQSVEELVTEGETGWTFRPDRREMEAAIERVLTTPLNVLEQMRSAGRDRIRNLTPQFVADGILQAINYVSTPVALLGETPRPHWL, via the coding sequence ATGAATAAGCGCGTTGTTCTGCTCACCAACTTTATTCCCCCCTATCGGTTGCCCCTCTACCAAGCAATAGGGGACAGAGTTCCAGAATTTCAAGTATTAATTTCCACCCCAATGGAACCCAACCGCAGTTGGCAACCCAATTGGGACGGATTGAATGTCACCGTACAAAAAAACCTCACCCTGCAACGGAAATGGCGGCACCCTCATGGTTTTTCTGAAGACTTATATGTGCATATTCCTTATGACACTCTCTGGTTATTACACCAAAAGCAGCCAGATATAATTATTTCTGGAGAAATGGGATTTAGAACCTTGCAAGCAGCCATTTATCACAAGTTTAATCCGAAAAGCCGTCTGATTTTGTGGGCGACAGTTTCAGAATACAGTGAACAAGGACGGGGCAAACTCCGAGAAATTTTACGGCGGTGGCTGGTGCCCCAAGCGGATGCCGTATTAGTCAATGGTCAAAGCGGTGCCCGGTATGTCCGTCAATTTGGCATCAAAGATGAACAAATTTTTCCGGCACCCTATACCACCGATATTACTCCATTTCTTTCGGTGCCTTTAGCCAAAGATGCCGATCAAGCTTATCGCTTGCTTTACGTAGGTCAGTTAGTAGAACGCAAGGGAATAGAGCCATTTTTATCGGCTTTGACCCGATGGTGTCAGGCCCATCTTGACCGAAAAATCGAGTTTTGGTTAGTAGGAGATGGTCCGTTACGGAACACTTTAGAGGGGCTCTCTATGCCAAATAATTTATCCCTGCGGTTTTTAGGCAATGTGGCTTATGACCAGTTAGCAGACATTTATTACTCTTGCGGAATCTTTGTGTTTCCCACCTTAGCAGACGAGTGGGGTTTAGTCACCAATGAAGCAATGGCCGCTGGGTTGCCCGTCTTAGGTAGTTTGTATAGTCAATCTGTCGAAGAGTTAGTCACTGAAGGGGAAACGGGCTGGACATTTCGGCCTGATCGCCGTGAAATGGAGGCCGCCATTGAACGAGTGTTAACAACTCCTCTGAATGTGTTAGAACAAATGCGATCGGCAGGACGCGATCGCATTCGCAACCTCACCCCTCAGTTTGTCGCTGACGGAATATTACAAGCGATTAACTATGTTTCTACGCCAGTTGCTCTACTTGGGGAAACCCCAAGACCGCACTGGCTTTAG
- a CDS encoding DUF262 domain-containing protein, with protein MVTQLTITDELKAKAEAEIRDRTKRVDYNTLEYPIEVIVEKYLKGRDEDKSELFIPDYQREMAWDEDRQSKFIESLILGLPIPYIFVADISEDENLSRLEIIDGTQRIRTVTKFMNNDLELKNLEKLTSLNGFTFKDLPLSRQRRFQRTSMRMIVLTNEADEEVRRDLFERINSGSVELNEMEKRRGSKPGKFLDLIEEISKNKLFQDLCSFTETEVNKRDPQEFVLRFFAFLNNYQNYSGRKVHEFLDDYLDRENKSISLNTEAMKNEFYTMLEFVNKHFPDALHIYRKTKNQYEPTTRIKFESISVGIALALRENPNLIPESTDFLDSDEFKKYTQSDASSSKNKVIDRIGYVRESASAPLRERLLGK; from the coding sequence ATGGTTACACAATTAACAATTACCGATGAGCTTAAAGCCAAGGCTGAGGCTGAAATCCGCGATCGCACAAAGCGGGTTGACTACAATACCTTAGAATATCCTATCGAGGTGATTGTTGAAAAATATTTAAAGGGAAGAGACGAAGATAAAAGTGAACTGTTTATTCCTGATTATCAACGAGAAATGGCTTGGGATGAAGATAGACAATCAAAATTCATTGAATCTTTAATATTAGGTTTACCAATTCCTTATATTTTTGTGGCCGACATATCAGAAGACGAAAATTTATCCCGTTTAGAAATTATAGATGGTACACAACGGATTCGTACTGTCACTAAGTTTATGAATAACGATCTCGAATTAAAAAATCTTGAAAAGTTAACAAGTCTTAATGGGTTTACGTTTAAAGATTTGCCACTGTCACGACAAAGACGGTTTCAAAGAACAAGTATGAGAATGATCGTTTTAACCAACGAAGCCGATGAAGAAGTTAGAAGAGACCTTTTTGAAAGAATTAATAGTGGGAGCGTTGAATTAAATGAAATGGAGAAGCGGAGAGGAAGTAAACCCGGAAAGTTTCTGGATTTAATTGAAGAAATATCAAAAAATAAACTATTTCAAGATTTATGCTCTTTTACTGAAACTGAAGTTAATAAAAGAGATCCTCAAGAATTTGTGTTGCGGTTTTTTGCATTTTTAAATAATTATCAGAACTACTCTGGCAGAAAAGTTCACGAATTTTTGGATGATTATTTAGATCGAGAAAATAAATCAATTTCGCTAAATACTGAGGCGATGAAAAATGAGTTCTATACAATGTTAGAATTTGTCAACAAGCATTTTCCTGATGCTTTACATATTTATCGGAAAACAAAAAATCAATATGAGCCAACAACTAGAATTAAGTTTGAATCAATTTCTGTAGGTATTGCTTTAGCCTTAAGAGAAAACCCGAATTTAATCCCCGAATCAACTGATTTTTTAGATTCTGATGAGTTTAAAAAATATACTCAATCTGATGCCAGCAGTTCTAAAAATAAAGTTATCGATCGCATTGGGTATGTGCGTGAAAGCGCATCCGCGCCGCTTCGCGAACGCCTTTTAGGTAAGTAA
- a CDS encoding gas vesicle protein GvpG, which yields MLLRLLTLPITGPVEGIIWIGEQILERASGELDSKENLQKQLLALQLAFDLGDISEEDYDAQEEELLLAIEALEEDELREEEE from the coding sequence ATGCTTTTACGCTTATTAACGTTACCGATTACCGGCCCAGTTGAAGGGATTATTTGGATTGGCGAGCAAATTTTAGAACGAGCCAGTGGGGAATTAGACAGTAAAGAAAATTTACAAAAACAATTGTTAGCGTTACAGTTAGCTTTTGATTTAGGGGATATTTCTGAAGAGGATTATGATGCCCAAGAAGAGGAGCTTTTATTAGCGATCGAGGCATTGGAAGAAGACGAATTAAGAGAAGAAGAGGAATAA
- a CDS encoding 6-phosphofructokinase: MTTKKLGILTSGGDAPGMNAAVRAVVRTALERDVEVYAIYEGYQGMVDGGDRIHKCDWGFVGGILQRGGTVIGTARCMPFQTREGRRQAARNLLSRGIDALVVIGGDGSLTGANIFYQEWPELLTELVEAGEITQEVAIAHPQLKIVGLPASIDNDFYGSDMTIGTDTALHRITEAVDAISSTAASHQRTFVISVMGRNCGYLALMGALATGADWVLIPEMPPTDDNWEEKMCEVLKAGRSFGRRDTIVIVAEGARDSHGNLISCDQVKHILEERLGEDVRVTILGHMQRGGAPSAYDRILSTILGHNAVEEILADKPHREPMLIGMRGNRVTQAPLMECVQISRSVVQAIAAGDYQKAMQLRGHIFEEAYNTFSTLIQAKPPGSLGERPPGGQKSLRIAILNCDAAAPGMNTAVRAAVRLGIDRGYTMLGIEHGFRGFIQGKIRELDWVSVRGWATIGGSELGTSRKTPQGRDFYAIARHIENNHIDALLIIGGWSGYQSAYYLYQQRENYPAFNIPILCIPATIDNNLPGAEHSIGSDTALNNIIEAIDKIKQSAVASNRCFVVEVMGLYCGYLALMSGIATGAERVYLHEEGITLKNLQQDVSDLIAGFTTGKRLGLVLCNEKAHPVYNSNFIRDLLTEEGKKIFQVRQSILGHLQQGGDPSPFDRISATRLAQKGINYLSEQAGKESPGASFIGLQGGQVNFWSLAKFPQWTDQEFKRAKEQWWWDLRAIASILAQPAPTP, translated from the coding sequence TTGACTACAAAAAAATTAGGCATTTTGACCAGTGGCGGTGATGCTCCCGGAATGAATGCTGCCGTGCGAGCGGTGGTGAGAACAGCATTAGAGCGGGATGTGGAAGTTTACGCCATTTATGAAGGATATCAAGGAATGGTGGATGGGGGCGATCGCATCCATAAGTGTGATTGGGGATTTGTCGGTGGGATTTTGCAACGGGGGGGCACAGTCATTGGCACCGCCCGCTGTATGCCGTTTCAAACCAGAGAAGGACGACGCCAAGCAGCGCGAAATTTGCTCTCAAGGGGCATCGATGCCTTAGTCGTGATTGGTGGAGATGGTAGCCTGACTGGGGCGAATATTTTTTACCAAGAATGGCCAGAACTTTTAACAGAACTGGTGGAAGCTGGGGAAATTACCCAGGAAGTGGCGATCGCTCATCCTCAACTCAAAATAGTAGGGTTGCCTGCATCCATTGATAATGACTTTTATGGCAGTGACATGACCATTGGCACCGATACCGCCCTGCATCGCATTACGGAAGCGGTAGACGCCATTTCTTCCACCGCTGCCAGTCACCAGCGCACCTTTGTGATTTCGGTGATGGGACGCAATTGCGGCTATTTGGCCTTGATGGGGGCTTTGGCAACTGGCGCCGACTGGGTTTTAATTCCCGAAATGCCCCCCACAGACGACAACTGGGAAGAGAAAATGTGTGAAGTCCTCAAGGCAGGACGAAGTTTTGGTCGTCGAGATACCATTGTGATTGTGGCGGAAGGAGCCAGAGATAGTCACGGAAATCTCATTTCTTGCGACCAAGTGAAACATATTCTGGAAGAACGGCTGGGTGAGGATGTCCGGGTGACAATTTTGGGTCATATGCAGCGGGGCGGGGCGCCGAGTGCTTACGATCGCATCCTGAGCACGATTTTGGGGCATAACGCCGTTGAGGAAATTTTAGCGGACAAGCCCCACCGTGAGCCGATGTTGATTGGGATGCGGGGCAACCGAGTCACCCAGGCGCCGTTGATGGAATGCGTGCAAATTAGCCGTTCCGTGGTGCAGGCGATCGCCGCTGGGGACTACCAAAAAGCTATGCAGTTACGAGGCCATATTTTTGAAGAAGCCTATAACACTTTTTCCACACTGATTCAGGCGAAACCGCCCGGTAGTCTAGGCGAACGACCACCGGGCGGTCAAAAGTCTTTACGCATTGCCATTCTCAACTGTGATGCCGCTGCACCAGGGATGAATACTGCGGTTCGGGCAGCGGTCCGGTTGGGCATCGATCGCGGTTACACCATGTTAGGCATTGAACATGGATTTCGCGGTTTTATTCAAGGAAAAATTCGCGAGTTGGATTGGGTCAGCGTTCGCGGTTGGGCAACCATTGGCGGTTCAGAATTAGGCACCAGTCGCAAAACTCCCCAGGGACGAGATTTTTATGCGATCGCTCGTCACATTGAAAATAATCACATTGACGCCCTATTAATCATTGGTGGCTGGTCTGGTTATCAAAGCGCTTACTATTTATATCAGCAACGAGAAAACTATCCGGCCTTTAATATTCCCATCCTTTGTATTCCCGCCACCATTGACAATAATCTACCCGGTGCAGAACATAGCATTGGCAGCGATACAGCCCTGAATAATATTATCGAGGCGATCGATAAAATTAAACAATCCGCCGTCGCTTCTAATCGCTGTTTTGTCGTCGAAGTCATGGGTTTATACTGTGGTTATCTAGCTTTAATGAGTGGCATTGCCACCGGCGCCGAACGAGTTTATTTACACGAAGAAGGCATCACTTTAAAGAATTTGCAGCAAGATGTATCCGATTTAATCGCGGGATTTACGACAGGAAAAAGGTTAGGATTAGTTTTATGTAATGAAAAAGCTCACCCCGTTTACAACAGCAATTTTATTCGGGATTTATTGACCGAAGAAGGTAAAAAAATATTCCAAGTTCGGCAATCAATTCTGGGACACTTACAACAAGGCGGCGACCCCTCTCCCTTCGATAGAATTAGCGCCACCCGATTAGCCCAAAAAGGGATTAACTATCTGAGCGAACAAGCAGGAAAAGAATCACCAGGAGCGTCATTTATTGGCTTACAAGGCGGCCAAGTCAATTTTTGGAGTTTGGCCAAATTTCCCCAATGGACTGACCAAGAATTTAAACGCGCCAAAGAACAATGGTGGTGGGATTTACGGGCGATCGCCTCAATTTTGGCTCAACCGGCGCCCACGCCCTGA
- a CDS encoding PAS domain S-box protein: MSQLSRSSVLIVDGLDNYPSNYLEIAQSNIAQSNSEISYKLEKFPAASLMGIFTQSDVIRLVASGHLTEHNLTIEEVMITPVITLNLLEFVPEHGASMDNLDRFSQLNSLTQKMVIERVLEIFQETAINHLPLVDGRGRIFYVINQNFILNYLSNNYFEKRSIDTDKLKSKKNNNLSKSLFSKKAGIFHKSTALKLQKFKDLSPNLASESFLAEKKPLAGVFSSVNYLDIQRMLGHEVRLVLVLNGAGYIRIAEGNEEVKGWQANELLGRNFLELNLDVPEAIAQLRHCLATGEDIETMAELPLLFVSESDGGRFYQWKYLPVNNSQGELIGAIALAVDITKRHKTEAELRSLFQAITDMVFVLDRDGRYLNIAPTKSNLFYKPPRELLGKTLSEVLPPETAALILNRIQVALNQQETVQVEYNLSIQGRECWFDARISPFLEDSVILVARDISDIASATLRDSASAPLRERIQSQQNLRQSQEFLQQIINAIPDPIFVKNENHEFVIVNRALCELIGCGQSEIIGKSDPDFFPPEQVNVFWQVDQKVLETGCDYTIQEELTDSAGNIHIISTKKTSVTDSKQNKFLVGTIREVTEQVKIAEALKRSEERYRAFITQSSEGIYCWEFNPPISIDQPEAAQIEQIFQYGYIVECNDAMAQMHEMTSGLEMIGTPVTQWRSPKEPETLEKTRQLIRAGYRLNKIEIRWSNTPEGDRYFLLNFLGIIEAGCLQRLWIKKLDISDRKKAQIALEQSEARYRGIIESQQDLIVRINPAGELTFVNDAYCVLFGRTRSELLGQSYFALVDQEEQAHTLDVMKLLEFPPYRVSFEQKASTPQGCRWIAWENYAIHNEQGEIIEIQGVGRDITNRKKTELALRETENLLELFFSKSLEGFFFMMLDAPVQWDDTVDKEQILDYVFAHQRVTKVNQAMLTQYKTKREEFIGLTPNDLFAHNLEYGRKLLRHLFDRGKLEIIADERRFDGTQLWISGEYICLYDDQGRITGHFGVQRDISDRYRTEAALRESEERFRQIAENSQEIFWIASDDRQKLLYVNPAYEIIFGQTCASLYAEPLGWIDKMIHPSDRYRILGAVMRQILDPQEISHEYRIIRPDGRIRWLWERIFPICNEQGEVYRQAGLVSDITQRKEIEETLRVTQERLGYLITRNPAVIYSMEPWGNCRTTFISDNVKTLLGYEPEKFLENPGFWIDHIHPEDLPEIAIALESGWQPGQTISYEYRFLCAQGNYRWIRDENRLLLDEQGNPLEVVGYLADITERKQAEEEIRSCVKKERELNALKSRFITMTSHEFRTPLATILSSADLLEVYVHTGAIEKSSQHIRHIQAAAEHLTNMLNDILEIANSEARQKDFDPGSLDLAALCREIISEVKSGYPHRSAIAFTCSREVEDRLSQSLVDITLVRQILINLLSNALKYSGRDGRVELTLSYYEEIEENSENSSSPSPESLSKVVMFQVKDNGVGIEAEEKDRIFDAFYRGNNIGNTTGTGLGLTIVKHAIDLHGGKITFDSTFGGGTTFTVTLPLSVKSEK, encoded by the coding sequence ATGAGTCAACTGAGTCGCAGCAGTGTATTAATTGTAGACGGGCTTGATAATTATCCCAGTAATTATCTAGAAATTGCTCAATCGAATATCGCTCAATCAAACTCAGAAATCTCTTACAAGCTGGAAAAATTTCCCGCAGCATCATTGATGGGAATTTTTACCCAAAGTGATGTGATTCGTTTAGTGGCTAGTGGTCATCTTACCGAACATAATCTGACCATTGAAGAGGTGATGATTACTCCGGTGATTACCCTGAATTTATTAGAATTTGTCCCAGAACATGGGGCATCTATGGATAACTTGGATCGGTTTAGCCAGTTAAATAGTTTAACCCAAAAAATGGTGATCGAGCGAGTCCTGGAAATTTTTCAAGAAACAGCAATTAATCACCTGCCGTTAGTTGATGGTAGAGGTAGAATTTTTTATGTAATTAATCAAAATTTTATCTTGAATTATTTAAGTAATAATTACTTTGAAAAACGAAGTATTGATACCGACAAATTAAAGAGTAAAAAAAATAATAATTTGTCAAAATCATTATTTTCAAAAAAAGCCGGAATATTTCATAAATCAACTGCCTTAAAGCTACAGAAATTCAAGGATTTAAGCCCTAATTTAGCATCAGAAAGTTTTCTGGCTGAAAAAAAACCATTAGCTGGCGTTTTTTCTTCTGTCAATTACCTAGATATTCAAAGAATGCTGGGGCATGAAGTGAGATTGGTATTGGTGTTGAATGGAGCAGGATATATCCGCATCGCCGAAGGAAATGAGGAGGTGAAAGGTTGGCAAGCAAATGAACTGCTTGGCCGAAATTTTTTGGAGTTAAATCTGGATGTTCCAGAGGCGATCGCCCAACTTCGGCATTGCCTTGCGACTGGAGAAGATATCGAAACAATGGCTGAACTGCCTTTGCTGTTTGTGTCAGAAAGTGATGGTGGTCGATTTTACCAGTGGAAATATTTACCTGTGAACAATTCCCAGGGAGAATTAATCGGCGCGATCGCCCTAGCAGTTGATATTACCAAACGGCATAAAACGGAAGCGGAACTGCGATCGCTTTTCCAGGCAATTACTGATATGGTTTTTGTCCTCGATCGCGACGGACGTTATTTAAATATTGCCCCAACCAAAAGTAACTTATTCTACAAGCCACCGCGAGAATTGCTGGGCAAAACTTTGTCAGAAGTGTTACCACCAGAAACAGCGGCACTAATACTGAATCGGATTCAAGTTGCTTTAAATCAGCAGGAAACCGTTCAGGTAGAGTATAATTTATCGATTCAAGGTCGGGAATGTTGGTTTGACGCGCGGATTTCACCGTTTTTAGAAGATTCGGTGATTTTGGTAGCGCGGGATATTAGCGATATTGCATCCGCAACGCTTCGCGATAGCGCATCCGCGCCGCTTCGCGAACGCATTCAAAGTCAGCAAAACCTGAGACAATCTCAAGAATTTTTACAACAAATCATTAATGCTATACCCGACCCTATATTTGTTAAAAATGAAAACCATGAATTTGTGATAGTCAACCGGGCTTTATGTGAATTGATTGGCTGTGGTCAATCGGAGATTATCGGTAAAAGTGACCCAGATTTTTTCCCACCAGAACAGGTGAATGTTTTTTGGCAAGTTGATCAAAAAGTTTTAGAAACAGGCTGTGATTACACAATTCAAGAAGAATTGACCGATTCAGCCGGAAATATTCATATTATTTCTACCAAAAAAACTAGCGTGACAGACTCGAAGCAAAATAAATTTTTAGTGGGAACGATCCGAGAAGTCACGGAGCAAGTAAAAATTGCCGAAGCGCTGAAACGCAGCGAAGAACGCTACCGCGCTTTTATTACCCAAAGTTCTGAGGGAATTTACTGTTGGGAATTTAACCCACCGATTTCTATTGACCAGCCAGAAGCAGCCCAAATTGAGCAAATTTTTCAGTATGGTTACATTGTGGAATGTAATGATGCGATGGCTCAAATGCATGAGATGACTTCTGGGTTAGAAATGATTGGCACACCTGTCACCCAATGGCGTTCTCCCAAGGAACCAGAAACTCTAGAGAAAACTCGGCAGTTGATTCGGGCGGGATATCGGTTAAATAAAATCGAAATTCGATGGAGTAATACACCGGAAGGCGATCGCTATTTTTTGCTAAATTTCTTGGGAATTATTGAAGCGGGTTGCTTGCAGCGGTTGTGGATTAAGAAATTGGATATTAGCGATCGCAAAAAAGCCCAAATTGCCCTAGAACAAAGTGAAGCCCGTTACCGAGGAATAATTGAATCTCAACAAGATTTGATTGTCCGAATTAATCCCGCTGGTGAATTAACTTTTGTCAATGATGCTTACTGTGTATTATTTGGCCGTACTCGGTCAGAATTACTCGGTCAAAGTTATTTTGCGCTCGTGGATCAAGAGGAGCAAGCACATACCTTAGATGTGATGAAATTACTGGAATTTCCGCCCTATCGAGTCAGTTTTGAGCAGAAAGCGTCTACTCCTCAAGGCTGCCGCTGGATTGCTTGGGAAAACTACGCCATCCACAACGAACAGGGAGAAATTATAGAAATTCAGGGAGTCGGTCGGGATATTACCAATCGCAAAAAAACAGAATTAGCACTACGAGAAACGGAAAACTTACTGGAACTATTCTTCTCTAAATCCCTGGAAGGCTTCTTTTTTATGATGCTGGATGCACCAGTGCAATGGGACGATACAGTAGATAAAGAACAAATTTTGGACTATGTATTTGCTCACCAACGAGTCACCAAAGTGAATCAGGCGATGTTGACTCAATACAAAACAAAGCGTGAAGAATTCATTGGTCTAACTCCCAATGATTTATTTGCCCATAATCTTGAGTATGGGCGAAAACTTTTGCGACACTTGTTTGATCGCGGCAAGTTGGAAATTATCGCCGATGAACGGCGTTTTGATGGTACTCAACTGTGGATTTCAGGGGAATATATTTGTCTGTATGATGACCAAGGCCGAATTACCGGACATTTTGGGGTGCAGCGAGATATTAGCGATCGCTATCGCACCGAAGCCGCGTTGCGAGAATCAGAAGAACGCTTCCGACAAATTGCCGAAAATAGTCAAGAAATTTTCTGGATTGCTTCAGACGATCGCCAAAAATTACTTTATGTCAATCCGGCTTATGAGATAATTTTTGGTCAAACTTGTGCCAGTCTTTATGCGGAACCTCTGGGTTGGATTGACAAGATGATTCATCCCAGCGATCGCTATCGAATTCTCGGCGCCGTAATGCGGCAGATCCTTGACCCCCAAGAAATCAGTCACGAATATCGGATTATTCGACCCGATGGTCGCATTCGCTGGTTGTGGGAAAGAATTTTTCCCATTTGCAACGAACAAGGAGAAGTTTATCGTCAAGCGGGTTTGGTGTCAGATATTACCCAGCGCAAAGAAATCGAAGAAACCCTGCGAGTCACCCAAGAAAGACTGGGTTATTTAATTACCCGAAACCCTGCGGTAATTTATAGTATGGAACCTTGGGGAAATTGTCGGACGACCTTTATCAGTGACAATGTGAAAACCTTGCTGGGTTATGAACCAGAAAAATTCCTAGAAAATCCTGGTTTTTGGATCGATCATATCCACCCAGAAGATCTCCCGGAGATAGCGATCGCTCTTGAGTCAGGGTGGCAACCAGGTCAAACCATCAGTTATGAATATCGGTTTCTTTGTGCTCAGGGTAATTATCGCTGGATACGGGATGAAAATCGACTGCTGTTAGATGAACAGGGCAACCCCCTGGAAGTGGTGGGTTATTTGGCGGATATTACCGAACGCAAACAAGCGGAGGAAGAAATTCGCTCCTGCGTGAAAAAAGAACGAGAACTCAACGCCCTGAAAAGCCGATTTATTACCATGACTTCCCATGAATTCCGTACCCCATTAGCGACGATTTTATCTTCCGCAGATTTGTTGGAAGTCTATGTGCATACTGGGGCGATCGAAAAAAGCAGTCAGCATATCCGACATATTCAAGCGGCGGCTGAACATTTAACTAATATGCTGAATGATATTCTGGAAATTGCTAATTCCGAAGCTCGTCAAAAAGACTTCGATCCGGGAAGCCTTGATTTAGCGGCGTTATGTCGTGAGATTATTTCAGAAGTCAAAAGCGGTTATCCGCACCGTAGCGCGATCGCATTTACTTGTAGTCGCGAGGTAGAAGATCGACTATCTCAGTCTTTAGTGGATATTACTTTGGTACGACAAATTTTAATCAATTTATTGTCCAATGCCCTGAAATATTCTGGGCGAGATGGCCGGGTAGAATTAACCTTAAGCTATTATGAAGAAATTGAGGAAAATTCAGAAAATTCCTCATCACCAAGCCCAGAAAGTTTATCTAAGGTGGTCATGTTCCAAGTCAAAGATAATGGTGTCGGCATTGAAGCTGAAGAAAAAGACCGCATCTTTGATGCCTTTTATCGGGGCAATAACATTGGTAATACTACCGGCACTGGTTTAGGTTTGACCATTGTTAAACACGCCATAGATTTACATGGCGGAAAAATTACTTTTGATAGTACCTTTGGGGGGGGGACTACTTTTACGGTGACGTTACCTTTGAGCGTGAAAAGTGAAAAGTGA
- a CDS encoding pseudouridine synthase has product MNMKYILFYKPYNVVSQFSDVGSNYGDIVGDKSYQTLKDYVPVPDVYPVGRLDRDSEGLMLLTDNGQVQNRLCSPKFAHPRTYWVQVERIPDEKAMQKLRNGVTIADYRTRPAKVQLLEGEPTLPPRDPPIRFRKTVPTAWLEITLTEGKNRQVRRMTAAVGFPTLRLVRVAIAHLRLDGLEPGQWRDLTPEERSRLLKL; this is encoded by the coding sequence ATAAATATGAAATATATTCTCTTTTACAAGCCCTATAATGTTGTCAGTCAGTTTAGTGATGTCGGGTCAAATTATGGTGACATTGTGGGGGATAAAAGTTATCAAACGTTGAAAGATTATGTCCCGGTTCCTGATGTTTATCCCGTGGGTCGTTTAGACCGAGATAGTGAAGGATTGATGTTATTAACTGATAATGGTCAGGTACAAAATCGGTTATGTTCCCCCAAGTTTGCTCATCCTCGAACTTATTGGGTTCAGGTGGAACGCATCCCCGATGAAAAGGCGATGCAAAAGTTAAGGAATGGGGTGACGATCGCTGATTACCGAACTCGACCGGCAAAGGTGCAGTTGTTAGAAGGTGAACCCACCTTACCACCACGGGATCCGCCGATTCGGTTTCGGAAAACGGTGCCGACCGCATGGTTAGAGATAACTCTGACTGAGGGAAAAAATCGCCAAGTGAGACGCATGACCGCAGCGGTGGGCTTTCCGACGTTGCGACTGGTGCGAGTGGCGATCGCGCATCTCCGGTTAGATGGGTTAGAACCCGGTCAGTGGCGGGATTTGACCCCAGAAGAGCGATCGCGTCTTTTAAAACTGTGA
- the petN gene encoding cytochrome b6-f complex subunit PetN: MIVSWYRSRLLIHFLAMDILTVGWASLMVVFTFSISMVVWGRNGF; the protein is encoded by the coding sequence ATGATTGTCTCCTGGTACCGTTCAAGATTATTGATTCACTTTTTAGCTATGGATATTTTGACAGTGGGTTGGGCTTCGCTGATGGTTGTGTTTACCTTTTCCATCTCTATGGTGGTTTGGGGTCGCAACGGCTTCTAA
- a CDS encoding DJ-1/PfpI family protein — MAPKKILMLVGDFVEDYEVMVPFQALQMVGYAVHAVCPDKKAGDKVRTAVHDFEGDQTYSEKPGHNFTLNATFDEIDPSSYDALVIPGGRAPEYIRLNPRVLEITRYFADGNKPIAAICHGLQLLAAAGVLTGKTCTAYPACAPDVTAAGGQYVQIGVDEAIADGNLVTAPAWPAHPRWLAEFLKVLGTTISH; from the coding sequence ATGGCTCCTAAGAAGATTTTGATGTTAGTCGGTGACTTTGTAGAAGATTACGAAGTCATGGTGCCATTCCAGGCACTTCAAATGGTCGGCTATGCCGTTCATGCGGTCTGCCCGGATAAAAAAGCTGGTGACAAGGTTCGCACGGCTGTCCATGATTTTGAAGGGGATCAAACTTATAGCGAAAAACCGGGTCATAATTTTACCCTAAACGCTACCTTTGATGAGATCGATCCTTCTAGCTATGATGCCCTGGTGATTCCCGGTGGCAGAGCCCCAGAATATATCCGCTTAAATCCCCGGGTTTTGGAAATTACTCGCTATTTTGCTGATGGGAATAAACCTATTGCGGCGATTTGTCATGGGTTACAACTGTTAGCCGCAGCGGGTGTGCTTACCGGGAAAACCTGCACCGCTTATCCCGCTTGTGCCCCAGATGTGACGGCTGCCGGTGGTCAATATGTCCAAATTGGCGTGGATGAGGCGATCGCTGATGGCAACTTAGTCACGGCTCCCGCATGGCCTGCCCATCCCCGCTGGTTAGCCGAGTTTCTCAAGGTCTTGGGTACGACAATTAGCCATTGA